The sequence TTTAGGCTACCTATGTAATTTTCTGTCATTATTTAGGCTACCTATGTAATTTTCTGTCATTATTTAGGCTACCTATGTAATTTTCTGTCATTATTTAGGCTACCTATGTAATTTTCTGTCATTATTTAGGCTACCTATGTAATTTTCTGTCATTATTTAGGCTACATATGTAATTTTCTGTCATTATTTAGGCTACCTATGTAATTTTCTGTCATTATTTAGGCTACATATGTAATTTTCTGTCATTATTTAGGCTACCTATGTAATTTTCTGTCATTATTTAGGCTACATATGTAATTTTCTGTCATTATTTAGGCTACCTATGTAATTTTCTGTCATTATTTAGGCTACCTATGTAATTTTCTGTCATTATTTAGGCTACCTATGTAATTTTCTGTCATTATTTAGGCTACCTATGTGACTGGTATGTCCTCTGGTCTATACCCCCGTATACCCCTATACCTGCCATCTGTACAGTAGAAATGTGTACAACCAGAATGGAGGGCCACAGTGACTGCACTTTTTCATTGTCAGTTTTAAGACAATGGAAGACAATGCATTCTTTCATACTGACCTGTCTTTCATATTAGAACAGCAGTGACACACCTCATCTATCATTGTCTTCTTTTTGTAGTAGAAATATAATGAATCCTATTGACATTCAGTAATTATTTATTAAGTGTTATTGTGTTTTGTTGGACCATTGTCAAGAAAGCAGAAGTTGTTCTTTACATTTTCTAgttttatttgaaaaaaatactctcaaaatacaaacatttaaaCAAAGCATACaaataatatatgtatttttaaGTTATACATTGAACATAGATTAAAGACATTGCATCTAATGTAATAGCATTGTAGTCAGGTATAATCATCTTGGTATAAAATGCCCCTTACAAAATATTGTACAAAATATGGTACAAAGGGTAAAAGCTGCAAAAATAAGTCAAATTTGCTCGATAAGTACCAAATATCTGCCACAACCAATATGACCCCCTACATTTAACATATAGGAGAATTGGTTGTATCACAGAcaaataggctatgtgttcaaaTTAAAGAATGCATGGGTCTCATTTGGGTAATAATGTCTATATACAATATATGtgacaatatacagtatgtgtttaaaCAACTTTATATAAGCATAATGTATGTGTGATGCACAACTAAGACACTGTAATCTCTTCATCCTCTGATTCTGAGAAGTCGGAGTGCTTGCTGGAGTTGGAAGGCGAAGAGAGGTGCGACTCCACACTGTTCAAAAGTTCGCGCTCTGATGGAGAGTGGCAGAAGGCTGAGCGCGGGCTGTCCCGCCTGAACGCATCCACCTCCTCCTCGCAGGACTTCTTCCCGACGTCACTGAGGTCCGGGTGGGGGTTCATTTTAGTTGGAAGGGTTTGTTCCCGGCAACCTCCGGATGACAACAACTCCCTCTCTTTGGAATTGCGCCATTTCATTCTTCGGTTTTGGAACCATATTTTCACCTTGAAAAATACATTAAATATTATTAGGCTATCTAATAGGCCTAATGGTTGATTCTAATAACAATAGTATAACATACCAGTAATAATCCCAAAATAGGCCTAGCCTATATTAAGATTATGTTTTGTATTGATCTGGGCCTAAATGACTATTCACTTTTTAATTTTTACCTGTGAGTCTTTTAGCCCAAGTTTTGCAGCCAGCTTCTTTCTGTCTGGTTTGCTGATGTATTTCTGTTTCTGAAACATTTTCTCCAGGGCTTTGCGCTGGACATCAGAGAACACTGCCCGTCGGAGCATCCCCCTCCTGGGCTTTCCTCTTGCAGCCAGCGGCCATGAAAAGGTACCAGGGATAGGAACCACTGAAGACGATGCTAAAATATTTTTCAAAACAACATACCATTAGCATTGCATCATGTCAGTCAAGAAAATACACACATAGGCTAAGTGAATGTGAAAGTAGGCTAGCCTGGCCTTTTCTTCAGCGAGTGGGTGGAGGGGTTAAAGGTGCATATAAGATAATTATTTCGTAGTTTAAACCAGTCTCTCTTTAAGATCCGAAATGCAGTCCGTTTGAGTGAATTGGCACGAAGCAGCTAATTAGCACATTGCTTGGTCCCTTATAGCATTGGTATGGTAAAAAGGCAGAGTATCCCTTTTGAAAGCCCCAATGAAAGATAGAGTAGCTAATGAAGCGTGAACGGTAATTGTGTAGTAATGAACTAACTGAAAAAAGGCTTAGGACAGGCCGCTAAAGCCATATATTACTGCAACAAAAGAGATCTACACTTTCAAACTAATCACAACTGTCTGCATGCCAAGATCATTTGGAGAATACTGATGGCTGGGCCCTATTTTTGCCACACATCCTTTTCATTAAATACGAAAAGCTATGAGGCTGAAGTTGTTTTGTTGCTCTCAAAAGAATCTGTCTCTAAATCCAGATCTGCACCTTATCCATTTTAGATTATTTTCATCGTCTTTATTGTTGGCTATTCGAAAGACAATTTATGTGTGAATTCACTATAACTTCGTGAAATAATAAGCCTATATTCTTAATCTTGAAATATACTGTATAACAGAGAGCACTGTAGCATTAGACGGGCCCATAGCCTATCATTAGATTTTACTTGCACGACTCCAGGCTACTGTGCTATCTACAGTGCCttgaaaaagtattcatcccccttggcgtttttcctattttgttgcattaaaacatgtaatttaaatagatttttatttagatttcatttaatggacatacacaaaatagtccaaattggtgaagtgaaattgcaaaaattacttgttaaaaaaaattataaaaaacggtaaagtggtgcgtgcatatgtattcaccacctttgctatgaagcccctaaataagatctggtgcaaccaattaccttcagaagtcacataattagttacataaagtccacctgtgtgcaatctaagtgtcacatgatctgtcacatgatctcagtatatatacacacctgttctgaaaggccctagagtctgcaacaccactaagcaaggggtaccaccaagcaagcagcaccatgaagaccaaggagctctccaaacaggtcaggaacaaagttgtggagaagtacagatcagggttgcgttataaaaaaatatcagaaactttgaacatcacaCGGAAcatcattaaatccattattaaaaaatggaaagaatatggcaccacaacaaacctgccaagagagggccacccaccaaaactcacagaccaggcaaggagggcattaatcagagaggcaacaaagagaccaaagataaccttgaaggagctgcaaagctccacagcggagattggagtatctgtcccgAGGACCACTTTAatccatacactccacagagctgggctttacagaagagtagccagaaaaagccattgtttgaagaaaaaaatatgcaaacacgtttggtgttcggcaaaaggcatgtgggagactccccaaacttatggaagaaggtactctggtcagatcagactacattttagatttttggccatcaaggaaaatgctatgtctggtgcaaacccaacacctctcatcaccccgagaaaaccatccccatatttttcatcggcagggactgggaaactggtcagaattgacagaatgatggatggcgctaaatacagggaaattcttgagggaaacctgtttcagtcttccagagatttgagactggggtggaggttcaccttccagcaggacaatgaccctaagcatactgctaaagcaacactcgggtggagtaaggggaaacatttaaatgtcttggaatggcctagtcaaagcccagacctcaatccaattgagaatctgtggtatgacttaaaaattgctgtacaccagcggaacccatccaacttgaaggagctggagcagttttgccttgaagaatgggcaaaaatcccagtggctagatgtgccaagctcatataccccaagagacttgcagctgtaattgctgcaaaaggtggctctacaaaatattgactttggggggaggggttgtcttatttcttgtttgtttcacaataaaacaaaattgcatcttcaaagtggtaggcatgttgtgtaaatcaaatgatacaaaccaggttccaggttgtaaggaaacaaaataggaaaaatgccaagggggtgaatactttcgcaagccactgtattgtTAGCTAACTTTAGATTTCTCACGTCAGCACGATCCATAAACATGCATAACCCTCTATGTGGTCTTGTGAGAATATTGAAATAATGAATAGCCCCTAATGGGGAATTAGTCCATGACTGGTAAATGCCTATCAGCAGCATGTGTGTGGCTGCCGGAGGGAGCTGACCAATTAGTCATGGTGCTGAAAGCTTTGTGAGTTATCAGTAACTAAGTGCACTGGCTCGGTGGGAAAGAGAAGCAATGAAGAGACGCAAGCAGCTTCCTTGTGAGAGGGGATCCGCCTCAAATTTAGACCATGACAATTGCGGCTAATTCGTAGATTAGGGGAACCGGTGCAAAATGTCAGCAGTCCCTGCCTCTGCTAAATAGGGCATCAAATTGGCGAGACTGATTCCACGATGTTCTTCGGCTTCCAACCTCTGAACTAACGGTTGTATTGCCTCTAGATTCAACTAGTCAATGGCAGATTGTTTTAAGGCACAACGACATCAGCTGAATACATGGAGCATGACATCGGATTATTAAGTGGATTTACCTGGAAAATAGGATGCTCTGAGGAAGGGATGAAACGATCCGTCAAAATATGGCAGAGGGAAGGTTTTCCCGTGCATGGCATGATGCATTGAAGGTGTACACGATGCTGTGATTCAAAATGAAAGAAAACATTGAATTAAATGACTCATTTCGTTTTGTCAAATCATATAGGCCTAAAATATTGTGACACTACCCTCATAATCTTGATCCATGCATTACACAAATTAAAATCCCTGCGTAACAGGTGTCCTGTTTGTAAATGCTAATGAAGTTTATATTAGCCTATACATTCCCAATAATCTCACCGTTTCTCGTTTCTGGTGCTAGGATGGCAGTAACTCCAAACTTCAGATAGTTAGGGTCGTTGTTGATGGCGAGTGAATTCTGAGGAGAACCCGTTCTTGTCTGTGCTGAAGTGGTGATGACAGCTTGGTCAGTGTGGTGACTGCAGGTCAGCGTGGTGGCTCCTGATCCCGCTGGAGACACGCTGGGTAACGGGATCGTCCGGTGCAAGTAGCTCACTGGCCGGCTGATCCGCAACAGGTCCTCCACCAAAAAGCTTGAGTGGGCGGCGAACGCTGAATGCAAGGACTGGGGCAGAGAGTGAGCCGCAGGCGGTCGAAGTAGTCTGGGGTACATATCGGGAGCCGCAAGTGCACTAGGGAACATCATTGCTCCTTTTGGGTGGATAAGGAAAAGTAATTGTGAAGAGCCCTTTCTCACTGAATGAGTTTCCGTCGCCTATAGGATCCAAGTGGAAAGACTCACAGTTCTCTTCTGACCATTCCATTTAGAAGAAGCTTTTTATAGTGGACCGTTAGCAAAGCCTTTTC comes from Salmo trutta chromosome 7, fSalTru1.1, whole genome shotgun sequence and encodes:
- the dbx1b gene encoding homeobox protein DBX1-B isoform X1, coding for MMFPSALAAPDMYPRLLRPPAAHSLPQSLHSAFAAHSSFLVEDLLRISRPVSYLHRTIPLPSVSPAGSGATTLTCSHHTDQAVITTSAQTRTGSPQNSLAINNDPNYLKFGVTAILAPETRNASCTPSMHHAMHGKTFPLPYFDGSFHPFLRASYFPVVLQTLGPFRTASSSVVPIPGTFSWPLAARGKPRRGMLRRAVFSDVQRKALEKMFQKQKYISKPDRKKLAAKLGLKDSQVKIWFQNRRMKWRNSKERELLSSGGCREQTLPTKMNPHPDLSDVGKKSCEEEVDAFRRDSPRSAFCHSPSERELLNSVESHLSSPSNSSKHSDFSESEDEEITVS
- the dbx1b gene encoding homeobox protein DBX1-B isoform X2, whose amino-acid sequence is MMFPSALAAPDMYPRLLRPPAAHSLPQSLHSAFAAHSSFLVEDLLRISRPVSYLHRTIPLPSVSPAGSGATTLTCSHHTDQAVITTSAQTRTGSPQNSLAINNDPNYLKFGVTAILAPETRNASCTPSMHHAMHGKTFPLPYFDGSFHPFLRASYFPASSSVVPIPGTFSWPLAARGKPRRGMLRRAVFSDVQRKALEKMFQKQKYISKPDRKKLAAKLGLKDSQVKIWFQNRRMKWRNSKERELLSSGGCREQTLPTKMNPHPDLSDVGKKSCEEEVDAFRRDSPRSAFCHSPSERELLNSVESHLSSPSNSSKHSDFSESEDEEITVS